GAGCCTCTGGGGCATTCGGGCTGGTTACCGACTTCGTACCCCGATCTCGGTCACCTCCCACCCCAGCATCACCGGCCTCCGCGGCCGGAAACCGAGACAGACACCGAGATCGCCACCGGGATCGACACCGAGGTCATCGCCGCCGTCGACCCCGAGGCGCTCACCGAGGCACTGACCGAACTGGATCACCGCGCGAGAGATCTCGCGTCGATTCACCGACCGGACCGGGACCCGATCCGCTGGCACCGCCGCTGGGGTTCGCTCCCCTGGCTCGGGCACGACCGTCCGCCGCTGTGCGTCTTCTGCCGCCGGCCGTGGCGGTGTCCGCCCGCCGCCTGGGCGCACGCCCAGCTGTCCACCCCGAGGTGCTCCGCCCCCGAGCACCCCCGCCAGGAGGCCCCCTGATGTCCACCCCTCCACCCGGACCCGCACCGAGCACCGTCGTGTCGCGCGCCGTCATGGCCGGCGACGACATGTCGGACGGCAATGCGTCCAGTGCACCCACCGAGGAGGAACGCCCCATCGTCACCGCCACCGGGCCACGCGCCGGCACCCCCACCGGTTCGCCCTCGCGCTCGCGTTCGGGACCCGAAGACCTCTCGCAGCGCGCACCGCGCAGGCTGCGGATCGACCCGGGCCAGCCCCTCGGCGCGGACGCCGCTCCCGCGTCCTACGACAGCGTGGTGGCGGTCGAACCTGTCCCCACGGTGCCGTACGCCTGGGTCCAGCTCGTCCGCCCGGGCGGACGGCTGACCGTGTCGTGGCGCAACCCGTTCGCCGGCTCGGTCGAGGCGCACCTCACCGTCACCGAGGACGGCCGGGCCACCGGGCACTTCGTCGGCTGGAGCGGCGCACCGGATCCGTGCGCGCCGGCGTCGATGGTGGCCGAGGCCGAAGGCGCGGTGCCGTGGTACCACACCACGACGAGCCTCGACCCGGACGCGATCTGGGAGGACCCGGCGGCATTGTTCGGGCTCGGCATCCGGCTGCCGAACCTGCGCTGGGCGCGCACCGGGCCGGGCAGGCACCAGACGGGCAGGCACCAGACGGGCCGGCACCAGGCGGGCCCCCCGGCCGGAGCCGCCTCGCCGGGCACCGCCCCGATCCGGCACTGGGTGTACGACGACACCTCCTGCGCGTCGGCCCTACGGCTGCCCTCCGGCGAGGTCCGGGTCGAACAACACGGCCCGCGGCTGCTGTGGCGCGAGGTCGAGTCGGCGTTCCGGTGGTGGGAGGAGCAGGGCCGGCCGACGTTCGAGCGGTTCGGGCTGAGCGTGACGTCGTTCGGCCAGTTCGCCTGGCTGGGCCACCGTTGCTCCGGTCGCATCTGGCGCCTCTGACTCTGCTCGTGGCGGGGCGCCGGTCGACGGCGCCCCCGCCGTCCGCAGGTTCACGCTCCGTCCCGGTTTGCGAGGCGCTCGGGGCGGACACAATTCGTGGCATCTCGCACACTCTGTGCGACGCCTCGTGCACGCCACTCCCGCCCGGGGGAACGACGAACCATGGATCCCTCCGTTCGGCACAGCCGGACCGCCACCCGTCCCGTCGCACGTTCGGGCAGCAGCCTCCACCGCCGGCGCGGCCCGGGGCCCGACCGCGCGGTGCGGCCCGACCGCGGTCCACGACGCGGCACCAGAGGCCACCTCGTCGAGCACGAGGAGCCCCTCGACGTCAGCGTGATCCTGCCCTGTTTCAACGAGGAGCAGCACGTGATGGCCGAGATCGAGCGCACCGTGGCCGCGATGGAGACCAGCGGTTACAGCTACGAGATCCTGGCGATCGACGACGCCTCCACCGACGACACGCTGAAGGTCCTGCGGTCGGCGGAGGACCGGTTCACTCGACTGCGGGTGATCGCGTTCGCCATGAACGGCGGCTCCGGGACGGCCCGCCGGATCGGCACCCAGCAGGCCCGCGGCGACATCGTGGTGTGGACCGACGCCGACATGTCCTACCCCAACGAACAGATCCCCGAGCTGGTCGGCGTCCTCGAGCAGGACCCGACCATCGACCAGGTGGTGGGTGCACGCACCAGCGAACAGGGCTCGCACCGTTTCATGCGGGTGCCGGCGAAGTGGATGATCCGCAAGATCGCCGAGGGGCTGACGAACACCCGGATCCCCGACCTCAACTCCGGCCTGCGGGCGTTCCGCCGCGAGGTCTCGCTGCCGTACCTCCGGCTGTTGCCGGCCGGATTCTCCTGCGTCACCACGATCACCATGGCGTTCCTGCACAACCAGCACGGCATCAGGTACGTCCCGATCCCGTACGCCAAACGGTCTGGCACGTCGAAGTTCCACTTCGTGAAGGACGCCTACCGCTACATCCTCCAGGTGCTGCGGATGGTGATGTACTTCAACCCGCTGAAGGTGCTGATGCCGCCGTCGCTGGCGCTGCTGACCCTGGGCAGCGGGAAGGCGGTGTACGACGTGGTCGCCAATCCCGTACGGCTGGCCAGCAACACCCTGCTGATCCTGCTGACCGGGCTGATCATCGCCTCGCTGGCGCTGCTGGCCGACCTGATCGTGCGCTCGCGGACCTGACAGATGGCCGAACCCCTTCCGGACGCGGCCCGCGGGACCGCCGACCGCGCCGGCGCCGGTACGTCCACGGATCCGGGCGGCGCCGCTCACGAACACGTGGCGATCCGTCCGCCGCAGCGCGACGCCACCGGTGAGGCCGCCCTGATGACGCTGCGCCGGGCGGTCGCGGTGGCCACCGACTGCCTGCTCGGTCTGACGGTCGTCGTGGTCGCGGTGCTCTACCGGCTGCCGCCGATCCCGTCCGACCCGATCAACTACCTCGTCGCCGCGCGGAACTTCCCGCACCATCCGGTGGGCGCCATCGAGCACCAGTACCTCCGCATCGGCCTGGTCCTCCCCCTCCGCCTCACCTATGACCTCTTCGGCTACTCCCAGGTGGCCTATCTCGTCGTACCCATCCTCGCGGCGCTCCTGCTCGTCATGAGCGTGCACGCCCTCGGCAGCCTGCTGTTCAATCGGTACGTCGGTGTGGCCGCCGCACTGCTGACGCTGACCAACTCGGTGGTGTTCCCCGACCTGACCCAGCCGGGTCCCGACGTGCCGGCGGCCGCCCTCCTGGTCACCGCGTTCGTCCTCGCCCTCGCGCTGCGGCAGCGCCGGCCGTGGCCCTGCGCGACCCCGCGGCGCGAGGTCGGCGTCCTGCTCGCGATCGGTGGGCTGCTCGGCTGGAGCTATCTGTGCCGCGAGTACGTCGTCTTCTGCTGGCCGGCGGTTCCGCTGCTGCTCCTTCACCGGCTCCCGTGGCGGCGGCTGCTGTGGATCGTCGTCCCGCTGGCGGTCGTCGCGATCGGCGAGGCGATCCTCGGGTGGCTGACCTTCCACGACCCGCTGGCCCGCCTGCACGCCTCGAGCAGCCATGGTTCCGGGCCGCCGATAGCAACCGACTACCTCGACCAGGCCCGCTCCTGGTACCTCCTCCGCTTTCCGGAGATCCTGCGGTCCTCACCGGAGGGATGGTGGCTGCGGATGACGGCCGTCGCCGCGATCGCGGGGACCGTGTTCTCCCGGCGGCTGAGGTTCCTGGGGGCGTGGGCCGCACTGTTCTTCCTGCCGCTGGTGATCCTGGGCGGCTGGGCGAACCCGCACGCACCGATGCTGCGGCTCTACCTCCCGAGGTACTGGGTGCCGCTCGTCCCCACGCTCGCCCTGGCCTGCGCCGGGGTGACGTACCTGCTGCTGCGGTACGCGACCCACCTCCTGGTGCGGTACGTGACCGCGACGAATCCCCGGGGAAAGTGGATCGCGCGGGTCGCCGGGATGCTCACTCTTCTGGCTGTCGTCGTCCCGGTAGGGGTGTCCCAGCAGGCGCGGGCCACCAACATGTCCGTACCACTCAACCGGGCGTACGCCGCCAACGGCGGCACGCATTTCGAGCAACTCCGTACCTGGTTGGCCGGCCACCGGAGCGAGGTACGCACCATCTGGGGTGAGCACCGCACCCTGCGGATCATGGGGTTCTTCGCCAACTCCCCGGCCGGAACGCCGGTGTGGAAGGGACACCTTCGCACGTGGTCGAAGGCCGGCGCGAAGCCGGCGAGCGGCGACCACGTGCTCCTGTACAGCGCCTACTCCGACGCCTGCCAGCCGTGCCGGCTCAACGTCGAGCACACCCTCGGCATCCATCCGGTACGGCCACCGACCAGCTGGCATCTCGTCTTCACCACCGGGGACCGGGTGGTCCAGCTGTACCGGGTGGGCTGAACCGATCGGGAGACGACGATGAACCCCGTGACGCCGGACGACGACCGGACCAGCGCAGCCGACGCCAGCGCAGCCGTCACCACCAAGGCCGGCACCACCGAAGCCGGCACCACCAAAGCCGGCAACGAGGCCGAAGCCGCGCGCCCCGGCACCGAAACCGACGCCGCACCGGACATGGCCTCGCCGCCGCGAGCACGCGACCGCGCGCGGCCGCTCACTCCCGGCCTGGTGGCCAGCCTGCTGGTCGACGGCGCGATCGCCGCCGTGGTGGCGGTGGTCTGCGTGCTCTACCGCGTGCCGCCCTATCCCTCCGACCAGCTCAACTACTTCGACGCGGCCACGACCTTTCCCAGTGACCCGACCTATGCCGCAGTGCACCAGTTCCTGCGGATCGGGCTGATCGTCCCGCTGCGGCTGGCGCAGGAGGTGTTCGGCTACTCCCAGACGGCGTACCTCATCGTGCCGGTGCTCGCCGCGCTGCTGCTGGTGATGAGCGTGCACGCGCTCGGCACCCTGTTGTTCAACCGGTTCGTCGGCGTGGCCGCGGCCTTGCTGACGTTGTTCAGCTCACTGGTGTTCCCCGACCTCACCCAGCCGCTGCCCGACCTGATGGCCACCGCCCTGCTGACGGCGGCGCTGGTGCTGACCGTGGCGCTGCGGCAGAACCGCCCGTGGGCCGCCGCGACCCGCCGGCGCCGGATCACCACCCTCCTCGCCGTCGGCGTACTGCTCGGCTGGAGCTACCTCACCCGCGAGTACATCGTCTTCTGCTGGCCGCTGGTGCCCCTGCTGCTCGCCCGCAGGGTCCGGGTGCGGCAGTGGCTCTGGATCGCCCTTCCGCTGGCCGTCGTCGCGGTCGGGGAGACCGCGCTCAACGCGGTGGTCTTCCACGACCCGCTGGTCCGACTGCGGGCCGCGGCCGAGCACGGATCGGCGCAGCCGCCGGCATCGTACGACTACATCGGGCGAAGCCCGTGGTGGTATCTCACCCGGCTGCCCACGATCCTGTTCACCACGCCGGAGGGGATGTTCCTCAAGGCCGCCGTGGCCGGCATCGTGGTCGGCGCGCTCTTCTCCCGGCGAATCTTCTTCCTGCTGGTGTGGGCGCTGCTGTTCTACGTCCCGCTGGTGATGCTGGGCGGGCTGATCGACCCGGAGGCGCCGAGGCTGCGGATCCCGAAGGAGCGCTACTGGTTGCCGCTCGTGCCCGCCCTCCTGCTCGCGGCCGCCGCGGGGCTGTGGCTGCTGCTGGACAATCGCGCCCGGGCGGTGCCGTTCCTGCGTGACCGCACCCGGCTGGCCGCTGCCGTGGCCGGCGTCGCCACCCTCGTCGTCGCCGCCGCCCCGGCCGGGCTGGCCCAGCACGCCCGGGTCCGCGACATGTCCGGCCCGCCCGGCCAGGTGAACCAGACGTACGCCGCCAACGGCGGGACGCAGTGGGAGATGTTCCGGTCCTGGCTGGACGCGCACCAAGGCGACGTCCACACGATCTGGGCGGACAGGCGCAGCATCCGGACGGTGGGCGTCTTCACCCACCCCCCGATCGGCGGGGCGTTCTGGCACGGCCGGCTGCGGGTGCTGTCAGCCGGGGCCAGGCCGGCCGCGGGAGACCACGTCCTCCTCTACAGCGCGTACTCCGATGTCTGCTGGTTCTGCCGGCGCAACGAGGAACGGCTCCTCGGGGGCCGGCCCCTGCGTCCGCCGGCGAACTGGCACCGCGTCTTCGGCAGCCGCAACCGGATAGTCGAGGTCTACCAGGTCCGCTGAGGCCGGCCGGCGCCACGCCGGTCCGGGTCGGTCCGCTCCCGGTCCGGTCCCGGTCACCACAGGGTGAGCGACTCCTTCAGGACGTCGGCGAGTACGTCGTCGCCGACGTCGATCGGGGCGATGGACAGCAGCCGGTGCTGACGGCTCGCCCCGTCCACGAGGTCGGCGACGTCGGTCTCGGCGTACCCCACCTCGCACAGGCCGTTCGGCATGCCGGTGTCGCGCATCAGCCGGGTGATCGCCGCGGGCAGCCGCTCGCTCGGATCCGCCACCTGGTCGGTCCCGGGGTCGAGGACGTGTGCCGCCCACAGGTGCCGCTCGGGGTTCGTCCCGTACGTACGCCGGAACGCCGCCGGCGCGGTCAGCACCACCGACATGCCGTGCGGGACCATCGGCTCGGCGTCCGGGTAGCCGGCCGGGCGGAAGTCGCGCACCCGGCCGGCGATCGGGTAGGCGCAGGCATGCGGGATGTGCACCCCGGCGTTCCCGAACCCGAGCCCGGCGAACAACGCGGCCTGCAGCATGTCGGTGCGGGCGGCGAGGTCGTCCCCGGACCGGTAGGCGGTCCGGAAGGAGCGGGCGAGCAGCGGCAGGGTCTGCCGGATCCACACGTCGGAGACCGGGTTGGCCCCGCAGTACGCGACGCGTTCCTCCGGGCGGCGCTTCGGATAGGCGTCGTACGGGCGGGCGGTCCAGGACTCCAGCGCGTGGCAGAGGATGTCGAACCCGGTGGCGGCGGTGACCCCCGGCGGCAGGGTGAGGGTCACCTCCGGGTCGACGACCGCGAGCGCCGGCCGCAGCCGCGGATGGCTGATGCCGGTCTTCACGTGCAGGTCGAGGACGTCGAGGACGCAGACGGCCGTGCTCTCCGCCCCGGTGCCGGCGGTCGTGGGCACCGCCACCAGCGGGGCGAGCGGCCCGGCCGGCGCGAGGCCCCGGCCGATCGGCGCGTTGAGGTAGTCGTTCAGGTCGGCCGGGTGAGAGGTCATCAGGTCGACCGCCTTCGCGGTGTCGATCGCCGAGCCGCCGCCGACGCCGACGAAGCCGTCCCAGCCGCCGTCGCGGGCGAAGTCCACCGCGGCCGCGATGCTGGCGTCGGTGGGCTCGACGTGGACGCCGGTGAAGAGCTCGGCCTCCAGGCCGGCGGCGCGCAGGGAGCCGACCACCCTCTCGGGTACGCCGGTGGCGGCAACGCCGGGGTCGGTGAGCACCAGCACGCGGGACGCGCCGAGCTGGGCGACGTCGTACCCGATCTCGGCCACCGCGCCGACACCGAACTTCAGCGCCGGACCGCCCCAGGTGAAGACCGTCTCCATCCCCGTCGGTGTGCCGGCCGGTGTGCCGGTCTGCTGGTCGGGCCGGGTGTCGATCGGTGTCCCCGCCTCGGTGTCCCGCATCGTGGCCGCTCCCTCGCTCGCCGCACATCCCGTTCCGGCGACAGTGCCGCACCCGCACGTGCGCACGCAACCGGCGAACGCCCGGCCGAACGCCCGGCCGAACGGGCGAGATACGGTCGGTCGACGTGACCCATCCCCGCACCGACCACGAACCCGCGAGCGCCCCGATCCTGCGCGCCGACGCCCTCCTCCTCGACCTGGACGGCACCCTGATCGACTCCACCGAGGCCCTTCGCCGCTCGTGGACGACCTGGGCGATCGAGCAGGAGCTGAGCCAGCAGGACTTCGCCCGGGTTCTCGGCCACGGCCTCACCTCGTCCGCGATCGTCGCCGCGCTGGTGCCGCCGGAGCGGATCGCGGCCGCGCAGGCCCGGATCGACGAGCTCGAGGTGGAGGACGTGGCCGGGATCGTGGCGCTGCCGGGCGCGCAGGCGTTCGTGGCCTCGCTGCCGACCGGGCGGTGGACCATCGTAACCTCCGGTAACCGCGCCGTGGCCGGGGCCCGCCTGCGGGTCGCCGGTATCCCGGTGCCGGACACCCTGGTCAGCGCCGACGACGTACGCCACGGCAAGCCCGACCCGGAGCCCTACCTGCTCGGCGCGAAGCGCCTCGGCATCGCCCCCGAACGCTGCGTGGTCGTGGAGGACGCGCCCGCGGGCCTGACCGCCGCGCGCGCCGCCGGGATGGCCACGGTCGCGGTGACCACCCACTACGAGTGGGCCGAACTGGATGCCGACCTGGTTGTCGAGGACCTACAGAACGTCCGGGTCGAGGTTGACGGCCATGCCCTCACCATCTCGGTGGCCGACGGGGCATGATCGGGGTGACCGCCCGCGTGACCCCACGGCATGCAGGGCACATCCACAGGAGGTAGGCGATGGGGAGGATCCCCCGGCGCTCGATGATCATCGGCGCCCTCGTCGCGTTGACGCTCACGGCGGCATGCTCGGCCGGCAGCCGCACGACCGGCGACAGCGACCACAAGGCCAAAGGTGACACGCTCTCGGTCGGCTTCATCGCCGAGCCGGTGAGCCTGGACTTCACCCGCAACGACGGCGCGGCCATCCCCCAGGCACTGCTGGTCAACGTCTACGAGGGCCTGGTCAAGCTGGACGCCCGCGGAAAGATCGTTCCCCTGCTGGCCAGTGGCTGGAAGGTCAGCCCGGACCGGCGTACGTACACGTTCACCCTGCGCAAGGGTGTGACCTTCAGCGACGGCAGGCCGTTCACCGCGCAGGACGCGGCGTTCAGCATCAACCGTGTCAAGACCGGCTGGACGACCTCGCTCAAGGCGGGCATGGATGTCGTCCAGGACGCACGGGCCGCCTCCCCCACCTCGCTGGTGGTGACGCTGAAGCGCCCGAGCAACCAGTGGTTGTTCGCGATGACCACCCGGATCGGCGCGATGTTCTCGCGGACGGGTGTGTCGAAGCTCGCCACCGAGCCGGTGGGCACCGGGCCGTACGTGCTGGACCACTGGGACCGCGGCGACGCGATGGTGCTGAAGGCCCGCAAGGACTACTGGGGCGCCAAGCCCGCGATGCGCCAGGTGACGCTGAAGTACTTCAAGGACCCCACCGCGATGAACAACGCCATGCGCACCGGCGGCATCGACGTGGTGAGCACGGTGCAGGCGCCCGAAAACCTGGCGGAGTTCAAGGATCGCTCGAAGTACCACGTCGTCGAGGGAACCAGCAACGCCGAGGTGGTGCTGTCGTACAACAACGCCAAGCCGCCGTTGACGGACCGCCGGGTCCGGCAGGCGCTGTCGTACGCGATCGACCGTAAAGCCGTCCTTGACACCGCCTGGGCCGGGCACGGCACGCTGATCGGGTCGATGGTGCCGCCCACCGACCCGTGGTACGAGAACCTCTCCGGCACCTATCCGTACGAACCGGCGAAGGCGCGGCGGCTGCTCGCGCAGGCCGGCCACCCGAAGCTGACCCTGCGGCTGCGGATCCCCAACCTGCCCTACGCCGTGGCCGGCGCGCAGGTGGTGAAGAGCCAGCTCGCCGACGTCGGGGTGACCGCGAGGATCGACGTGCTGGAGTTTCCGGCCCGGTGGCTGGACGTGGTGTTCACCAAGGCCGACTACGACATGTCGATCATCGCCCACGTCGAGCCGCGCGACATCACCTCGTGGGGAAACCCCGACTACTACTGGCGGTACGACAACCCGCGGGTGCGCACGCTGCTCGACCAGGCCGACGCCGGCACCCCGGCCGTCCAGGTCGCGAAGATGAAGCAGGTCGCCCGCACCATCACCGACGACGCGGCCGCGGACTGGCTGTTCCTCCTGCCCAACCTGATGATCGCCGACCCGGCCGTGCGCGGGCTGCCGACCAACGTCGTGTCGGAGGCGTTCGACCTCACCGCCTGTTCCTGGGCGCGGTCCTGACGTCGTGGTGTTCCGCCTGCTGACCCGGACCGGCGTGTTCGCCGGCAGCGTCGTGGCCGCCAGCGTGGTGGTGTTCGCGTTCATGGCGGTGCTGCCCGGCGACCCCGCACGGGTGGCGCTCGGCGTCAACGCCACCCCGCGGGCGGTCGCCGCGCTGCGGCGGGACTTCGGCACCGACCGGCCGCTGGTCGCGCAGTACGCCGACTGGGCGCGCGGGTTGTTCGTCGGCGACTTCGGGGTCTCCTACGTCACCAGGACGCCGATCGGGCCGCAGGTGCTCGACCGGTTGCTGGTGACGCTGTGGCTGGTCGGCGCCGCCATGGTGGTCGCGGTGCTGGTCGCCGTACCCGTCGGGACGGTGATGGCCGTCCACCACCGGCGGCTGCGGGGGCTGGCGCTTTCGGCGCTGAGCCAGCTCGGCATCGCGGTACCCGCGTTCCTGACCGGGGTGCTGGCGGTCGCGATCTTCTCCGTACGCCTGGGCTGGCTGCCGGCGGGTGGCTGGACACCACCGGCGGAGGATCCGGGTCTGTTTCTCCGGCAACTCGTCCTGCCGGCCGGAGCGCTCGGCCTGGCGCAGGCGGCGATCCTCGCCCGCTACGTACGCACCGCCGTGCTCGACGTGCTGCGCGAGGACTACCTGCGCACGGCCCGGGCGAAGGGGCTCACCCTCGGCCGGGCGCTGGTACGCCACGGGCTGCGCAACGCCGCCATCCCGGTCAGCACAGTCCTCGGCCTGCAGCTGGCCACGCTGCTGGTCGGCGCGATCGTGGTGGAACGCGTGTTCGTCATACCTGGCCTCGGCAGCCTGCTGCTGGACGGCGTGGCCAACCGCGACCTGCTGCTGGTGCAGGGAGTGGTGATGGTGCTGGTGGTCGCGGTGCTGGTGGTCAACTACGTCGTCGATGTGTTGTACGCGGTGCTGGATCCGCGGCTGCGGAGGGCGACATGACCGAGACGACCGGGCCCACCGGGACCACCGGGACCACCGGGACCACCGGGACCACCGGCCACCCCGACCGCGCTGTCAACCGGCGCGGACGCGGTGTCAACCCGTCCTTGCTCGCGGGTGGCGTCCTCGTCGCGCTGGTCGTCGCCCTGGCTCTGCTCTCGTTCCTGTGGACCCCGCACGACCCGAGCCGGGTGGACGCCGCGCACCGACTGCTCGGACCGGACGGCACGTACTGGCTGGGGACCGACAAGTTCGGCCGGGACATCGCCAGCAGGCTGATGGTGGGGGCGCGGACGACGTTGTTCGTCGGCGTGGTCGCCGTCGGAGTGGCCGCCCTGCTGGGTACTCCCCTCGGCATCTGGGCGGGGATGTCCGGCGGCCTGGTCGGCGGGCTGCTCGCCCGCGTGACCGACCTGGCGATGGCGTTTCCCGCGCTGCTGCTGGCGATCATGTTCGGTGCGGTGTTCGGGGCCAGCACGCTGACCGCGATGGTGGCGATCGGCCTGGCGACCGTACCCGCCTACATCCGGATCGTGCGGGCCGGGACGCTGTCGGTGCTGGCGCGCGAGTACGTCCTCGCGGCCCGGGCAGCCGGTCGCCGCGGGCCGGGCATCGCGGTGCGGCACGTCCTCCCCAACGTCGCCGGGCTGGTCATCGTGCAGGGCTCGGTGTCGTTCGCGATCGCCGTGCTCGCCGAGGCCGGGCTGTCCTTCCTGGGCTTCGGCACCGCACCACCCACACCGTCGTGGGGCCGGATGCTGCAGGAGTCGCAGGAGTTGCTGTTCGTGCATCCCCTGCTGGCGTTGTGGCCCGGCCTCGCCATCATGCTCGGCGTACTCGGCTTCAACCTCGCCGGCGACGGCCTCCGCGACCGCTACGACCCGAGGTCGGCTGCCCGATGACCACTGACAAGGCGGCATTGACACCGGCGTTGACGGTGACCGGTCTGCGGATCGGGGCCGCCGGCCGTTCCCTCGTCGGCGACGTCAGCTTCACCATCGCACCGGGCGAACGCGTCGGCCTGGTGGGCGAGTCCGGGTCGGGGAAGTCGCTGACAACCCTGGCCGTCATGGGGCTGCTGCCCGAAGGGCTCACCGCGCAAGGCCAGGTTGCGCTGGCCGGCACGCACGGAAACCTGCTGGACCGCGACGACCGCGCGATGTCGCGGCTGCGCGGCCGGGAACTCGGCATGGTGTTCCAGGAACCCATGTCGGCGCTCAACCCGGTGCGGCGCGTCGGCGACCAGGTGGCCGAGGTGCTCCGCATCCACCGGCCCGAGCTCGGCCGGGCAGGGGCGGCGGCCCGGGCGGTGGAACTCCTCGCGGCCGTACGCCTGCCCGACCCCGCCGACGCCGCCCGGGCGTACCCGCACCAGCTGTCCGGCGGCCAGCGCCAGCGGGTGGTGCTGGCGATCGCGCTCGCCAACGACCCCGCCGTGCTGTTGTGCGACGAACCCACCAGCGCCCTGGACGTCACCGTGCAGGCACAGGTGCTCGACCTGATCGTGGCCGGCACCGCGACCCGCGGGACCGGGTTGCTGTTCGTCACCCACGACCTGGCCGTGGTGGCGACCGTGTGCAGCCGGGTGCTGGTGATGCGGGACGGCGAGCTCGTGGAGACCGGACCGGTCGCGGAGGTGTTCGACCGGCCGCGCCACCCGTACACGCGTGCCCTGCTCGACGCCGCCGAC
This sequence is a window from Actinopolymorpha sp. NPDC004070. Protein-coding genes within it:
- a CDS encoding ABC transporter permease; amino-acid sequence: MVFRLLTRTGVFAGSVVAASVVVFAFMAVLPGDPARVALGVNATPRAVAALRRDFGTDRPLVAQYADWARGLFVGDFGVSYVTRTPIGPQVLDRLLVTLWLVGAAMVVAVLVAVPVGTVMAVHHRRLRGLALSALSQLGIAVPAFLTGVLAVAIFSVRLGWLPAGGWTPPAEDPGLFLRQLVLPAGALGLAQAAILARYVRTAVLDVLREDYLRTARAKGLTLGRALVRHGLRNAAIPVSTVLGLQLATLLVGAIVVERVFVIPGLGSLLLDGVANRDLLLVQGVVMVLVVAVLVVNYVVDVLYAVLDPRLRRAT
- a CDS encoding glycosyltransferase family 39 protein, which translates into the protein MAEPLPDAARGTADRAGAGTSTDPGGAAHEHVAIRPPQRDATGEAALMTLRRAVAVATDCLLGLTVVVVAVLYRLPPIPSDPINYLVAARNFPHHPVGAIEHQYLRIGLVLPLRLTYDLFGYSQVAYLVVPILAALLLVMSVHALGSLLFNRYVGVAAALLTLTNSVVFPDLTQPGPDVPAAALLVTAFVLALALRQRRPWPCATPRREVGVLLAIGGLLGWSYLCREYVVFCWPAVPLLLLHRLPWRRLLWIVVPLAVVAIGEAILGWLTFHDPLARLHASSSHGSGPPIATDYLDQARSWYLLRFPEILRSSPEGWWLRMTAVAAIAGTVFSRRLRFLGAWAALFFLPLVILGGWANPHAPMLRLYLPRYWVPLVPTLALACAGVTYLLLRYATHLLVRYVTATNPRGKWIARVAGMLTLLAVVVPVGVSQQARATNMSVPLNRAYAANGGTHFEQLRTWLAGHRSEVRTIWGEHRTLRIMGFFANSPAGTPVWKGHLRTWSKAGAKPASGDHVLLYSAYSDACQPCRLNVEHTLGIHPVRPPTSWHLVFTTGDRVVQLYRVG
- a CDS encoding hydroxyacid-oxoacid transhydrogenase; the encoded protein is MRDTEAGTPIDTRPDQQTGTPAGTPTGMETVFTWGGPALKFGVGAVAEIGYDVAQLGASRVLVLTDPGVAATGVPERVVGSLRAAGLEAELFTGVHVEPTDASIAAAVDFARDGGWDGFVGVGGGSAIDTAKAVDLMTSHPADLNDYLNAPIGRGLAPAGPLAPLVAVPTTAGTGAESTAVCVLDVLDLHVKTGISHPRLRPALAVVDPEVTLTLPPGVTAATGFDILCHALESWTARPYDAYPKRRPEERVAYCGANPVSDVWIRQTLPLLARSFRTAYRSGDDLAARTDMLQAALFAGLGFGNAGVHIPHACAYPIAGRVRDFRPAGYPDAEPMVPHGMSVVLTAPAAFRRTYGTNPERHLWAAHVLDPGTDQVADPSERLPAAITRLMRDTGMPNGLCEVGYAETDVADLVDGASRQHRLLSIAPIDVGDDVLADVLKESLTLW
- a CDS encoding glycosyltransferase family 2 protein, encoding MDPSVRHSRTATRPVARSGSSLHRRRGPGPDRAVRPDRGPRRGTRGHLVEHEEPLDVSVILPCFNEEQHVMAEIERTVAAMETSGYSYEILAIDDASTDDTLKVLRSAEDRFTRLRVIAFAMNGGSGTARRIGTQQARGDIVVWTDADMSYPNEQIPELVGVLEQDPTIDQVVGARTSEQGSHRFMRVPAKWMIRKIAEGLTNTRIPDLNSGLRAFRREVSLPYLRLLPAGFSCVTTITMAFLHNQHGIRYVPIPYAKRSGTSKFHFVKDAYRYILQVLRMVMYFNPLKVLMPPSLALLTLGSGKAVYDVVANPVRLASNTLLILLTGLIIASLALLADLIVRSRT
- a CDS encoding glycosyltransferase family 39 protein; the protein is MNPVTPDDDRTSAADASAAVTTKAGTTEAGTTKAGNEAEAARPGTETDAAPDMASPPRARDRARPLTPGLVASLLVDGAIAAVVAVVCVLYRVPPYPSDQLNYFDAATTFPSDPTYAAVHQFLRIGLIVPLRLAQEVFGYSQTAYLIVPVLAALLLVMSVHALGTLLFNRFVGVAAALLTLFSSLVFPDLTQPLPDLMATALLTAALVLTVALRQNRPWAAATRRRRITTLLAVGVLLGWSYLTREYIVFCWPLVPLLLARRVRVRQWLWIALPLAVVAVGETALNAVVFHDPLVRLRAAAEHGSAQPPASYDYIGRSPWWYLTRLPTILFTTPEGMFLKAAVAGIVVGALFSRRIFFLLVWALLFYVPLVMLGGLIDPEAPRLRIPKERYWLPLVPALLLAAAAGLWLLLDNRARAVPFLRDRTRLAAAVAGVATLVVAAAPAGLAQHARVRDMSGPPGQVNQTYAANGGTQWEMFRSWLDAHQGDVHTIWADRRSIRTVGVFTHPPIGGAFWHGRLRVLSAGARPAAGDHVLLYSAYSDVCWFCRRNEERLLGGRPLRPPANWHRVFGSRNRIVEVYQVR
- a CDS encoding ABC transporter substrate-binding protein, which codes for MGRIPRRSMIIGALVALTLTAACSAGSRTTGDSDHKAKGDTLSVGFIAEPVSLDFTRNDGAAIPQALLVNVYEGLVKLDARGKIVPLLASGWKVSPDRRTYTFTLRKGVTFSDGRPFTAQDAAFSINRVKTGWTTSLKAGMDVVQDARAASPTSLVVTLKRPSNQWLFAMTTRIGAMFSRTGVSKLATEPVGTGPYVLDHWDRGDAMVLKARKDYWGAKPAMRQVTLKYFKDPTAMNNAMRTGGIDVVSTVQAPENLAEFKDRSKYHVVEGTSNAEVVLSYNNAKPPLTDRRVRQALSYAIDRKAVLDTAWAGHGTLIGSMVPPTDPWYENLSGTYPYEPAKARRLLAQAGHPKLTLRLRIPNLPYAVAGAQVVKSQLADVGVTARIDVLEFPARWLDVVFTKADYDMSIIAHVEPRDITSWGNPDYYWRYDNPRVRTLLDQADAGTPAVQVAKMKQVARTITDDAAADWLFLLPNLMIADPAVRGLPTNVVSEAFDLTACSWARS
- a CDS encoding HAD-IA family hydrolase, which codes for MTHPRTDHEPASAPILRADALLLDLDGTLIDSTEALRRSWTTWAIEQELSQQDFARVLGHGLTSSAIVAALVPPERIAAAQARIDELEVEDVAGIVALPGAQAFVASLPTGRWTIVTSGNRAVAGARLRVAGIPVPDTLVSADDVRHGKPDPEPYLLGAKRLGIAPERCVVVEDAPAGLTAARAAGMATVAVTTHYEWAELDADLVVEDLQNVRVEVDGHALTISVADGA